The Bacteroidota bacterium region ACTGCACTCTGAACGAAGGACTGGGCAAGGTGTTACGCTATGGTGCCTTCGGCGATGATGTAATCACCCGTCTGAAATGGATGGAGCAAATTATGTATCCTATTCTGAAAGATGCTGTGACGCATCTGGGCCGTATCGACCTGAAAAGCATGATTGCGCAGGCTTTGCATATGGGTGACGAAGTTCACAACCGCAACCGTGCAGGTACCTCATTATTTTTCAGAGCCATCGCACCCGCCATTATGCGTACGGTAAAGAATATGGAAGACGCTGCTAAAGTACTGGAATTCATCAATGGCAACGACCATTTTTTCCTGAACCTTTCCATGCCGGCTTCGAAAGCTGTATTGGATGCTGCGCGTAATATTGAGAACAGCAGCGTGGCAGTGGTGATGGCGCGCAATGGTACAGATTTCGGCGTACAGCTTGCCGGAACAGGAGATGCATGGTTCACGGGTGCTGCACTGGTGCCGGATGCACTTTATTTTCCGGGCTTCACAAAAGCAGATGCCAATCCCGATATCGGCGACAGCGCAATTACTGAGACCGGTGGTCTTGGCGGATTTGCAATTGCCGCAGCGCCTGCTATCGTGCAGTTCGTGGGAGGCACAGCAAAGGACGCTGTAAGCTACACCATGCAGATGTATGAAATAACGGCAGCAGAAAATAATATGTACCAGATACCCTATCTGAACTTCAGAGGAACACCCACAGGAATAGATGTTGTAAAGGTGATTGAAAAATCGCTGACACCGTTTATTGATACGGGTGTTGCTCATAAAAACCCCGGCGTCGGTCAGGTGGGAGCCGGTGTGCTGAGTGCGCCTATTGAGCCATTTATCAAGGCTTATGAAGGGTTGGCCGCGAAGCTGAAATAAAACGATTTGTTAAAATAGAAAGGTGAAATCACCGGCTTTTTATAAAATGAGCCTCAATCTTACATTTAGGGCTTTTGATGATATTTTGCACTCCTTATTTTTAGTTTAATTGAATAAAAATTACGTAATTTTACCTTCGCATTAAGCAGAACCCAAATAATTTCTAATAATAATTATACGTAGGAGATTTTAATAATGAAGAATGAAGAGTTTTTTCAATTTATGAATGACATTCAGGTTTATGACCTTACTCAACGCTTAAGCATTCATACACCGCCCTGGCCAAGTTATATGCCATTGGGAATTCAGTATTTCAAAAGGCTGGCAGGAGCACATATGGGACAGGGTGCCAATGGGCAGATTATCACAACCAGTAACCATGTGGGAACACATATCGACGGAGAAATTCATTTTCATGCAAGTGGTCGCACCATTGGTGATGTTCCCATCGAAGAATGGATTGGCCCCGGTGTTGTTGTGGATATTTCTGATGAGGTTGGCGATTACGACCTGTATTCACCGGAAATGCTGATGAAAAAAGCAGAAATCAAAAAAGGTGATATCCTTATTATCAATACCGGTTATCATAAATATGCATGGGATCAGGAAGGTTCTGACGAGCTGCGTTATTTTGTGAAACATCCCGGACCAAGTCCCGAATTCCACGAATGGGCGCTTGATATGAAAATAAAATGGATTGGTGTGGACTGCGGAAGTGCCGATCATCCCATGAATACAATCATCCGTAACTGGCACCCGAAAGCTTTCATTGAAGCTGATAAAAAATTAAAAGCCAAATACGGCAAAGACTGGGATGAAATGTTCCCCACAGAAGAGTTTTATCAGGTGATGCACCTGAAGCTCTTCCCGAAAAAATTAGTGCATGCTGAAAATATCGGTGGCGATATTGCAAAGCTCAGCAACAAACGCGTATGGATTGGTTTATTCCCACTCCGCGGTATCGAGCTTGAGTCATCGATGTGCCGTCTTGTTGCGCTTGCACCGAAATAAGAAAAATTTAAATTGTATTGCAAATCAAGTATCGAACATTCGGTACTTGGTTTGTTTTTCAGAGTAGGCTAAGATTGTTATTTTTTGATTTAATCTAAATCAGTAAACAGAGTTTCCTGTCACTATTTATTAATTTTTGACATTATGCCCATATCGCACGAATTTACTTATTGCAAGCCTGCAACCTTGCGGGAAGCATTGAAAACGCTCACCAAATTCGGAAATAACGCTCGTATTCTCGCCGGTGGTACCGATCTGGTTGTGCGTCTGAAAGAAGGCATTGAAGAGCCTGCAATGCTTATTGACATCAAAGCAATTGATGAACTCAAAAAGATTGAGCTCATTGGGCGCCGCCTGCATATTGGCGCATTGGTCACATTTACCGACCTGATAAATTCTACCATCGTGAAGGAAGAATTTCCGTTGCTGCATGAAGCCTCAAAAACCGTTGCTTCTGTGGGAACACGCAACCGTGCTACAGTGGTTGGAAATATCTGCTCAGCGGTTCCTTCGCTCGATTCAGGTCCGGCATTGCTGAACTATGATGCCATTGTCTGTGTGAAAAGTGCCAGAGGGAAACGAAATATTCCTATCAGCCAATGGTTCACCGGTCCGAAGAAAACAATGCGTGAACCCGATGAGATTGTTACCGGATTAATTATTCCGCGCGTGAAGGGAAAACACCGTGCATATTACGGAAAATTAGGCCGCTATTCAGGTGAGGATCTGGCTCAGGCAGGGGTTGGTATTCTTGGCTTCCGCAACGACCAATACCGCATCGCGTATTGTGCTGTTGGGCCGGTACCGCGCCGTGCCGAGAAACTCGAAGCGCTTTTATTCGGAAAGAAAATAACGGATGAACTGATTGAACAATGCAAGCAACTCATTGAAGAAGAAATCAGTCCCATCACAGATATAAGGGCCAGCAAGGAATACCGCATGCACATGGTCAAAACCATGTTCGAGCGTGGCATCAGGCAGGTAACCGCAAAGAAATAATTTATTATCGTAAAATAATATCTAAGGATATGTCTAAAATAACGATCAGGTTAAATAACGAAAACCGCAGCGTTGAAGTTGATCCGAATGATGTCCTGCTGGATGTCCTGAGAGACAAGCTTGGCGCGAAAAGCCCAAAATGTGGCTGTGACCGGGGCGACTGTGGCGCTTGTGCCGTTTTATTCAATGGGAAAAGCGTTCGGTCATGTCTTATTCTCGCCATTGAAGCTGATGGACAAGAAATCATCACCGCCGAAGGATTATCAGGCAAAGATCTTTCACCGGTACAAAATGCTTTTGTGGAATTCAATTCATTCCAGTGCGGTTTCTGCGCTCCGGGCATCATCATTTCAGCCACCGAGCTGCTTAATAACAACCCTTCTCCTACACGTGAAGATGTAAAAGAAGCACTCTCAGGAAATCTTTGCAGATGCACGGGTTACACACCGATAATTGATGCAGTAGTTAGTTGTTCCAAAACCGAGTAAGCCATGGAGACAAACGAAAATAATAACAATACAGATATCCTGACAAATACTCAGGAACATGAAACATTCGTGCATCCCGCAGCTGACGTTGCAAAGGACGTTCCACTGAAATTTGTGGGACAATCTGTAACGCGCATTGACGGTCTTGAAAAAATGACCGGCGCTGCGCTTTATGCGGATGACCTTGACTTCGGACCGACGCTGCTTCATGCACAGATTGTAGAAAGCACAAAAGCACATGCCATCATTAAAAGCATTGATTTTGCTGATGCTGCAAAAATTGAAGGCGTTGTTGCCGTATTCACGGGCAAGGATTTTCCTTTCAAATTCGGTCTTTATATGAAAGATCGTTTCGTGTTTGCACAGGATAAAGTGCGCTTTATCGGAGAACAGGTGGCAGCAGTGGTTGCCCGTGATCCAAAGATTGCAAAGCGTGCGGCAAAACTTGTTAAGGTGGAGTATGAAGAACTTCCCGAAATGCTTGACCAGTTGAAAGCACTGGAGCCGGGTGCAACCCTGCTTCATCCTGAACTCGCCGATTATCCTCATGTGCCCTGGTTTTTCCCTCAGGCAAATACCAATATCGCACATCACCGTAAGGTGCGCAAAGGCAATACAGAGAGCGCTTTCGCAGAAGCGGATTTTGTGCTTGAAGATACTTATAATGTGCCTCGTTACGCGCATTGCGCCATTGAATTCCATTCAGCAATCGGTAAAGTTGACCATTCGGGAAGGCTTACGGTATGGGCATCATCACAATCGCCCAATACGCAGCGTAATCTTTTTGCAGAAGCGCTCTCATCATTGGGCTATTCGCATAAAGACGTCCGCGTAATTGCGCCTTATGTAGGTGGAGGATTTGGCGGAAAGGCGGGAGTTACCATGGAGATTCTTGCTGCCGCACTTGCAACCAAACTCAAAGGTTATCCTGTAAAGATTATGTGGTCGCGTGAACAGGAATTTTATAATACGTATCAGAGACTGGGCGTTGTTGCAAAATTGAAAATTGGTGTTAAGAACGACGGCACCCTGGTAGCACTCGACCATCGCTTATACTGGGATGCGGGCGCTTATGTTGAATATGGTGCCAATGTTGTAAATTCTGTGGGGCTTTCCGCTACCGGTCCATACCGAATTCCAAATGTCTCTATCGATTCATTCTGCATTTATACCAATCTGCCTCCGGGAGGCGCATACCGCGGATTCGGTTATTCGGAGTTTTTATTCGGTCTCGAATCGCACATGACACGCATCGCCAATCATCTGGGCATCGACCCTGTTGAAATAAGAAGACGCAATGCCATTAATGAAGGTGATACTCTCGCATACGGTGCGCACATGAATCCTAACGGTATGCAGCAGTGTATCGATAAGGTGGTGAAAGAAATTGAATGGGGTAAGAAAGAAATTTCCAAAGACCCTAACAAGGTGCTGGGAAAAGGTTTTTCACTCTTGTGGAAAGCGCCTGCCATGCCACCCAACGCATCATCGTCGGCATTTCTGAAATTCAATGAAGATGCTTCACTCAATATTTTAATTTCCGGAATGGATATCGGACAGGGCCTGCTTACCGTAATGGCGCAGGTTGCTGCTGAAGTGTTGTCAATTCCGCCTTCAAAGATTCGCGTTGAACTTCCCGATACCGACCGTAATCCATACGAATGGCAAACGGTGGGTTCGCATGTTACCTGGGGCTGTGGCAATGCCGTAAAACTGGCCGCTATTGATGCACGCGATCAGATATTCAAACTGGTGGAACGTGCGCTGGATATTCCGTTTGATACATTATTCCTTGAAGATGAATGCGTGAAGAGCACTTCAAAATCCGGATGGGAACTGCCGTTGCGCAGTTTTGTTATCAACGGTATCATGAAAGAAGACGGTACTTTTAAGGGTGGCCCGATAAACGGTCGCGGTACATTTATGCCGGAGTTTACTTCAACCAATGCCGATCCGGAAACCAGTCAGGGCGGGCACCCCAATGTGCATTATACTGTTGGTGCTGCCGCACTGTTACTCGAAATAGATAAAGTTACCGGCAAAATGAAAGTGCTGAAAGTCGCCGAAGCGCTGGATGTCGGAAAAGCAATCAATCCGGATTTGGTAAAAGGCCAAATTGTGGGTGGCATTGTGCAAGGCCTGGCAACCGTGCTTTATGAGGATATGCGTTTTGACAGCAGAGGCAAAATGCTGAATCCAAACTTCACCGATTACAAACTTCCTACTTCACTTGACACGCCCGATGAAATAGTTTCTATAATTGTGGAAGTGGCGCAGCCCGACGGTCCATACGGTGCTCGTGGTGTGGGTGAGCATACGATGCTGCCTGCCGCTCCGATGATTGCAAACGCTGTTGAAGATGCACTGGGTATTCGCATTAAATCAATGCCTATTACGGCCGAAAAAGTGGCAATGGCCATCATCGAAAAAGCGAAACAGGAAAAGTTAGTGAACCCGGAAAATAACGATCAGTAGAAATATATTTGATGAGCAAACCACTTGAGAATGTAAAAATACTTGACCTGACACGAGTGCTTGCAGGTCCTTTCTGTACCATGATACTGAACGACCTCGGCGCTTATGTGCTCAAGGTTGAAATGCCCGAAACCGGCGATGACTCGCGCGCATTCGGCCCGTTCAAAAACGAGCAGAGCCTTTATTTTGTGAGCATCAACCGCGGCAAGGACAGCATCTCGCTGAATCTGAAAACAGAAAAAGGACGTAAGATACTGAAGCAACTGGTTGAGAAATTTGATGTGATTATTGAAAACTACAGACCGGGGACTATGGAAAAACTCGGGCTCGGTTACGAAACACTCAAAGAAGTAAATCCTGCTATTATTTATGCCGCATCCTCCGGATTTGGCCATACAGGACCGGATTCGCAGAAACCTGCGTACGATATTTTAGCGCAGGCGATGGGCGGTGTGATGAGCATCACCGGCTGGCCCGATTCACCGCCAACCCGTGTCGGTATGTCCCTGGGCGATATCACTGCATCATTGTACACTGCCATTGGCATTAATGCCGCATTATACCACCGTGCACTTACGGGTCGCGGACAAAAGATAGACGTTAGCATGCTCGACTGTCAGGTTTCTATTTTAGAAAATGCACTGGCGCGCTTTCAGGTCGATGGCACTTCGCCCAAACCGCTTGGAAATCGTCATCCGACCATTTCACCCTTTCAGGCATTCAAAGCTAAAGACGAATATCTTGTCATAGCATTGGGCAACGACAGTTTGTGGGATAAGTTCTGCTGTTGCATTGAACATACTGAACTGATTAAAGATTCTCGTTTTGTGACCAACGCGCTGCGTACAAAAAATGTCGGTGAGCTTGCCGTTATCATTGAAGGCATACTGGGAACGAAGAATGCAGAGCATTGGTATAACATTTTTGAAAAAGCACAGATTCCTTACAGCCCCATCAATACCATTGATAAGGTGGTTACCAACCGACAGGTTTTGTCGCGCAATATGATTGTTGAAGTGGAAGATAAAAAGGCGGGCATGGTAAAGATTGCCGGAAATCCTATAAAGATGACCAGTGTTCCCGAACGCACCTACCGCGATCCTGCTCCCGAAGTGGGAGAACACAACGACCTGATATTTGGTGACCTTTTAGGATACAGTCCTGTGGAAATTGAAAGGCTTAAAGCCGAAGGAGTGATATGACCTTAATTGCATCCATGCCGCTTGCAGTAACCGCTTCGAAACTCAGAAGCGGCGAGCTCAATTTGATATATTTTATAAATTCACTGTGCGATCGTATCGAATTATTTGATCCGCAGATAAACGCATTCCTGCCTGAAATGGGGCGTCGCGAACGCCTTTTGAAAGAAGCAGACACCCTGCTGAAACGATATCCGGACCCTGATACGCGGCCATTATTCTTCGGGATTCCGATAGGAGTGAAGGATATTTTTCGTGCTGATGGTTTTGAAACACATTGCGGTTCCGCTTTGCCCGAAACCTTGTTTCGTGGTACCGAGGCTGCATCGGTAAGTCGCCTGAAGGAGCTGGGAGCACTCGTTGCCGGCAAGGTGGTAACGACTGAATTTGCCTACTTCGAACCGGGACCGACAAAGAATCCGCATAATATTGAACATACACCGGGTGGTTCAAGCAGCGGCTCTGCTGCTGTGGTTGCTGCGGGCTTGCTGCCTTTTGCTTTCGGCACGCAAACAATAGGTTCGGTAGTTCGTCCTGCTGCCTTTTGCGGTGTGTTTGGTTACAAACCAACCTACGGAAGAATTGATGCGTCAGGCGTGATACCTTTTTCTGTTTCGGCAGACCATATCGGTTTTTTTACACAGGATATGGAGGGTGTCGTTTTAGCCGCATCTGTGCTTTGCAATAAATGGAATGAAGAAATAGCGCTGACCGCAGATAAAATTGCACTTGGTATTCCTTGCGGAAGGTATTTTGAACAGGCTTCTGACGAGATAAAAAATATTTTTATCGCTCAAACCGAAGCCCTGAAGCATGCTGGATTTGTTATAAAAGAAGTTGACCTTTTTGAAGATATTGAAGAAATTAATCGCGTCCATCGCCTGATGGTTGCTGCTGAAATGGCCGAAGTGCACAAGGGCTGGTTCAAAGAAAATGAAGCGCTGTACAGGCAAAAAACATGGGACCTTATTGTAGAAGGATTCGACATCTGCAGCAGCGATTTGCACGATGCCATTAACGGTCGTTTTAAACTCAGAGACCGTATTGAGGCCGCAAAAGCAGAATATGGTATTGACCTGTGGGTGACACCTGCCACCATAACACCTGCCACACACGGACTGGAGTCAACAGGCAGCCCCTTGATGAGCCTTCCGTGGACGTATGCCGGATTGCCCTCACTCAATATTCCAGGCTGGAAGAATGATGAAGGTCTCCCGGTAGGATTGCAGTTTACCGGTTCATTTAACCGTGATGAAACCTTCTTATTGCAGTGCGCGGTAGTTCATGCCGCGTTGAGTGCCTGAGTAATCCTTTATTGAACATCTCCCGTATAACACCTATTCTTTAGCAATCTTGCGGATATAACTGCCTTCTGAATTCTTCAGCTCAACGAAATAAATACCGCGGGCGAGTTTCTCAACATCAATAACCTTGACACTCTGCCCCTGTGCCGTGGTGAATTGTTCAGTATATACATTACGTCCGGTTACATCGGTGAGGTTAACCAGAGCGTTGGCGATGGTTGTTGAAGTAAAGCTCAGATTGAGTTTTTCTGTAACAGGGTTAGGATAAATGCTCAGGTCACGGATGCTGCCGAATTCCTGAACACTGCCGCAGGGATATACGAGGGCTGTATCAGCAATGCGTGCACTAATACAGGTTGGTTCCTGAACTTCCCAGTCGTAGAAATAATAATAATTGCCAAACACATTATAAGGTGGAAGTGAGGCACTGGATTGTGTGATGCTGAATAAACCCGCGGTTGTATATGGATAAGTGGCGGCGCCATTATTGTCGCGCCACAGATTTGGATATCCATCGCCTACGAGCTGGAAACCGGTTCCGACAGGTACATTGAAATTTAACGTAACACGGCTCTGCCCATCAGGTACATTCACGGTGAGGGATTGCAAAATGCTCTGAGATGAGTTTCTCAGGAGAATTGTACGGTTGCCTGCACCCGTTGCATATACTTTTACCGAAACAATGGTTAAAGGAACGTAGGTGTCAAAAATCTCATAATGAATATTGCTCTGATTGCCGTAATATCCGCCACTTCCATTATTGGTTTTACCGCCATAAACCGAAGGATTGGCTTGTTTGTCTTCAACATAATATACCGTTGTGGTACTGATTACGGGGGTAATAAATGTTCCGCCTGAATTTAAAAGATTTCCGCCAATGGCTGCATCATACCAATCGAGGCTGCCGGTTCCGGTTGCTGTGAGTGTAACCTGTCCGGAGTCACATACTGAGCCTCCCGTAACTGCCGGGGCTGCCGGTAAATTTGTGGTTATATAACTTGTTTTTGTTTCGGTATCGGTGCCAAAACTATTTCCTGAAGTCAACGAAACAGTAAATGTACCAATGCTTGTAAACGCGTGTAAAGGGTTTTGTACTGTTGATGAAGTCCCGTCACCAAAATCCCACAAACAGCTTGTTGGGGCGTTTGTTGACATGTCTGTGAATTGAACAAGACCAATACAGCTTGTTGTTACATCAGCTTCGAAATTAGCTGCAGGAGCCGCATTTGGTAAATTGCACTGCCATGTAGCTTTGAATCCTGATTTCACCAGCCCCTGGTCGGTGGTCTGGCGAATGGTGATGCTGCTGGCTGTGGAAGTTATGATTCCTCCATTTGGAAGGTTGGTGCCGTCGTATTGACCTATCAGCGGGCTGTTTACTGTGGGGCCGTTGTATACATACAGGTAATCAAAGCCCGATTCGAAATCAAAAGCGCTGAACGTAAGTGTTACGGAAGATGCTCCTGCAGGCGAAATCGTGATGTGTCCGTCTGTGTCGTTCGAATAATCGCCGTTTTCGCCGCCGCTGTCAAACAATGAACCGGTGCAACATGTAAGTAACGGACCTGCTCCGGTTGCCGGAACAGATGCAATATTCGAATTGCCGGGATCGATGCTGATAAATGCTGTATTGGTAAGACTGTCTTTTCCGCAAACGCCTCCATCGGCAACAAGTTTTACATCATACGTTCCTGCGGCAGCATAAGTGTGTGATGGGCTTGAGGTGGTAGTATTTGCGCCATCACCAAAATCCCATTTGTAGGTTTGGGCATTTGTTGAATTATTAATAAAATTGACTGTTACGGGTGCAGAACAGAAAGTCTGAAAATCAGAGGAAAAGTCAACAGTAACATTGGGCGAATATATACCGCCAACACCAACCGCATACCATGCGTTTGTTACAGCTTCGACTTTTGGAGTGCATCCTCCAAAAAGGTCTGTTGCAGAAACAATGCTGTAAAAACGAGCGTCGGCATAGCCCGATGAGGGTGTGAGATAAATCGTAAGAGTGCGGAATGCAACGGCAGCGGCCGAATCTATTCCAATGCCGGTAACGTTATACGCATTGCCGATATCGTTGGTGCCGCTACCGCCTTGCGATGTGAGATAAAACCAATGGCTGAGTACGGTACTGTTCTGATGAACTTCCTGACCCGGATCCCAGTTCGTACCAAGATACGTATCCGGATTTTGTGTGGCATTCGGGTTGGCAATATTTCTAAGGGCAACGCCTATATCTTCTCCTTCGGTCCAGTTGCCTGTTTGCAACGGAGGCTTCGCATAAATCTCAATGGCAGTTCCAAAAACATCGCTGTACCCTTCGCTCAATGCTCCCGATTCATCAGCATATACCAGGTTTGCCGTAAAATTTGTCAGTCCGTGTGTAATTTCATGACCACAAATATCAAGTGTTGTAAAGGCGGTCATTGTGCCGTCACCGTCGCCATATGTCATGCGTGTGCCATCCCAGAAGGCATTTGCATAATTTGCATCGTAGTGTATATAACTCAAAAGTGCTAAACCGTTTCCGTCTATGCTGTTCCGCCCGAACTTCGTAAAATAATAATCATAGGTTTTTTCTGAACTCCAGTGAGCGTCACCTGCTACCTCATCCTGATTCGCATTCGCATTATTCCAGTAATTATCTGCATCGGTGAAATCAACGGCAGCATTGTAATCCGTGCCTGTATTCATATCAAAGGTTTGGATGCCGCCACCACGACCGGTTTCGCGTAAACGATACTGTCCAGGTGCCGTTGAGTCAGTAGTAATTGTCCGTGTTTGATTGTATTTTGTAACTGCCTGTCCGGGCACATCGGTTGTATAAAGTTTATTTTGACGTGCAATTATTTTTCCCGTTTCTGCATCCACAAAAACATCTTCGCGCAGCAAGGGCTCTTTGGCATAGATATCAAAACGCCAGGCGTAATTATAGGATGTTCCCGATTTGAATATTTCAATTTTTCCTGTCGGGAAATAGCTGGCATCCGGTGTGCCTTTGTATTGTTTTATCCACTTCTCATCCGAAGGACTCTGCCACATATATGTGTTAGCATTTACCGTGGTCAGTGCAAGATTCAGTGCTGTATTTTCAGAAAGTGTTGACACATTCCCGATATTCATGCTGCTGTGAATAGTGCCGTTTATAGAGGCAATCTTGCCATTTTTTGTATGAACGATAAAAATACCGTCGTTAACCGGAATGTTGTTGAAGGTTTGCTGATAGCGATAATGAATCATCCCTATGAGGTCCTGTTCTGTTGACAGTAATACAAATCCCATGGTGGGTGAAACCCTGAGATTCGTGTTGAGCCAATTGCCCAAATCTTTCATCTCCGGTTGCGCTGTTTCGCTGAATTTAATAAAGGTTGGATTTTCAGCACCGGCTTCCATGCGTATCATTTCGCTTCCGCGGATTTTTGCACGTGCATCCTTACCGTAAATAACTTGCGAAAAGCTCGCATAAGGCAGTAACATTGTTACAACCAGCAATAATAAAACGTTATTTTTCATAGTTTGCGTTAATTAAGAACTAATTTTTGTGTAGTAAAATTAGTATTATTTGCAATTCTGATGAAATAAATTCCACGCGCAAAATTGCTCAAATCAATATTACCGTAATTTATTCCGGTATGTAAGGAAATCGATTCTGACAACACAACTCTACCTGTAACATCGGTCAAACAAATCACGGATGTGTTCCCATCTTTAGAATTGATAATGTATGATACGATTCCTTTTGAAGGATTCGGGAAGAATGAAACACCTGCGGCTGCGGCCTGTTCACCTATCCCGGTAACGGTAACATTGAGTAAGTTGGACGTATCGGCAATACAGCCGTTCTGGTCGGTATTTATAACATAATAATCACCGTTGGCAACTGCAATATAAAATGCGCCTGTTGCTCCGGGAATCAACGTGCCGTTCAGGTACCACTGATTTCCTGTGGGGATATCGGAGAAGAGTGTATCATTACTCTGAGTGATAACAGGAACGGCCGGTGCTGGCCATACATTTACCAATGTGGCAGGTGATGTAGCCGTTCCGCAATTGGAGGTAACTATTACCGAATAATTGCCCGGAGTACTCACAGTGAGGGATGACGAAATTTCTCCCGCAATGGGATTCCCGTCATTCAGCCATTCATAGGTGTATCCGTTTCCGGTATTTGCAAAGAGTGTTACCGAATCTCCTGCGCATAACGACACCTGACCGGCAGGTGCAAGTGTTGCAAGTGCAGTTGTTGTTTCCGTTACCGAAATTACCGTTGAAGTATCAGTACCGCAGAAGTTATAGATAACTACAGCGTAATTGCCAGCTCCGTGAGCGGAATAACTATTACCGTTTACACCATTCATCACAGTGCCGTTGTTTAACCACATAAAGTTATAACCGATACCGGTGCCCGCCTGAAGCGTTACGGAGTCACCTGTACAAATAGTAGTGCTTGTGAGTGCTGTAAGATTTGCTTGGGGCGTTTGATTTACATTTACTGTGAAGAAAACACAGGGAGTTGTTACCGCGCATGTGCCTCCGGTAATTCTTGCCCAATAGGTTATGGTCGTCGATAAAGGTCCGGTAAATAACGAACTGTTTATTGCGCCATTCAGGATGCCTGAGCCGCATGTGCTTCCTGTGCCCCATTCATACGAAGCACCGTCGCCCAATGAGCCGCCCTGAATATTTAACACATCCATTCCGCCTGAGCAAATATCGGCATATCCGCTAATTGATGCAGGATTTGTTGAGGGTTGGTGTATCGCAATAGTTATAATGTTCGATACGGATGATGTGCAGCCGGGATTAGACACAACAGCCTGATAGGAGGTCGGAGTAGTAAGTCCGGGAGTATTATAGGTCGCATAAATCTCGCCTGAAATGTTCTGCCATGTTCCACCTGCATTGGTCTGCCATTGAATATTGCCTGAATATCCGCTGAGTGTAATACTTGTTCCTGAACCTGAGCAAACAGCCGTTGCATATGGCGTTGCAGTGCCTGCCATGGTTGAACTTCCCAGTGTTACCATGGCAATGGTTGAAGTATCCGGACTGCAGATACCGCTCGTTAATATTGCTCTGTATGACACCGGTGAATTTAAGTTAGGGGTATTATAAGTTACAGAAGTTGCGCCCGGTATATTCTGCCACGAACCGCTTGAATCGGTTTGCCACTGTATGCTTCCGGCATATGCAGTGAGTGTAATTGTACTGCTGGTTCCGGTACATACCGGTGTAACAGCAGTTGCAATTCCGCCAATTGCCAGCGGATTTACTGTAACTGTTGCCGTAGTTGAATTTGCCGATGTACATACTCCGCTGGTTACT contains the following coding sequences:
- a CDS encoding CaiB/BaiF CoA-transferase family protein, with protein sequence MSKPLENVKILDLTRVLAGPFCTMILNDLGAYVLKVEMPETGDDSRAFGPFKNEQSLYFVSINRGKDSISLNLKTEKGRKILKQLVEKFDVIIENYRPGTMEKLGLGYETLKEVNPAIIYAASSGFGHTGPDSQKPAYDILAQAMGGVMSITGWPDSPPTRVGMSLGDITASLYTAIGINAALYHRALTGRGQKIDVSMLDCQVSILENALARFQVDGTSPKPLGNRHPTISPFQAFKAKDEYLVIALGNDSLWDKFCCCIEHTELIKDSRFVTNALRTKNVGELAVIIEGILGTKNAEHWYNIFEKAQIPYSPINTIDKVVTNRQVLSRNMIVEVEDKKAGMVKIAGNPIKMTSVPERTYRDPAPEVGEHNDLIFGDLLGYSPVEIERLKAEGVI
- a CDS encoding amidase codes for the protein MTLIASMPLAVTASKLRSGELNLIYFINSLCDRIELFDPQINAFLPEMGRRERLLKEADTLLKRYPDPDTRPLFFGIPIGVKDIFRADGFETHCGSALPETLFRGTEAASVSRLKELGALVAGKVVTTEFAYFEPGPTKNPHNIEHTPGGSSSGSAAVVAAGLLPFAFGTQTIGSVVRPAAFCGVFGYKPTYGRIDASGVIPFSVSADHIGFFTQDMEGVVLAASVLCNKWNEEIALTADKIALGIPCGRYFEQASDEIKNIFIAQTEALKHAGFVIKEVDLFEDIEEINRVHRLMVAAEMAEVHKGWFKENEALYRQKTWDLIVEGFDICSSDLHDAINGRFKLRDRIEAAKAEYGIDLWVTPATITPATHGLESTGSPLMSLPWTYAGLPSLNIPGWKNDEGLPVGLQFTGSFNRDETFLLQCAVVHAALSA
- a CDS encoding M4 family metallopeptidase; translated protein: MKNNVLLLLVVTMLLPYASFSQVIYGKDARAKIRGSEMIRMEAGAENPTFIKFSETAQPEMKDLGNWLNTNLRVSPTMGFVLLSTEQDLIGMIHYRYQQTFNNIPVNDGIFIVHTKNGKIASINGTIHSSMNIGNVSTLSENTALNLALTTVNANTYMWQSPSDEKWIKQYKGTPDASYFPTGKIEIFKSGTSYNYAWRFDIYAKEPLLREDVFVDAETGKIIARQNKLYTTDVPGQAVTKYNQTRTITTDSTAPGQYRLRETGRGGGIQTFDMNTGTDYNAAVDFTDADNYWNNANANQDEVAGDAHWSSEKTYDYYFTKFGRNSIDGNGLALLSYIHYDANYANAFWDGTRMTYGDGDGTMTAFTTLDICGHEITHGLTNFTANLVYADESGALSEGYSDVFGTAIEIYAKPPLQTGNWTEGEDIGVALRNIANPNATQNPDTYLGTNWDPGQEVHQNSTVLSHWFYLTSQGGSGTNDIGNAYNVTGIGIDSAAAVAFRTLTIYLTPSSGYADARFYSIVSATDLFGGCTPKVEAVTNAWYAVGVGGIYSPNVTVDFSSDFQTFCSAPVTVNFINNSTNAQTYKWDFGDGANTTTSSPSHTYAAAGTYDVKLVADGGVCGKDSLTNTAFISIDPGNSNIASVPATGAGPLLTCCTGSLFDSGGENGDYSNDTDGHITISPAGASSVTLTFSAFDFESGFDYLYVYNGPTVNSPLIGQYDGTNLPNGGIITSTASSITIRQTTDQGLVKSGFKATWQCNLPNAAPAANFEADVTTSCIGLVQFTDMSTNAPTSCLWDFGDGTSSTVQNPLHAFTSIGTFTVSLTSGNSFGTDTETKTSYITTNLPAAPAVTGGSVCDSGQVTLTATGTGSLDWYDAAIGGNLLNSGGTFITPVISTTTVYYVEDKQANPSVYGGKTNNGSGGYYGNQSNIHYEIFDTYVPLTIVSVKVYATGAGNRTILLRNSSQSILQSLTVNVPDGQSRVTLNFNVPVGTGFQLVGDGYPNLWRDNNGAATYPYTTAGLFSITQSSASLPPYNVFGNYYYFYDWEVQEPTCISARIADTALVYPCGSVQEFGSIRDLSIYPNPVTEKLNLSFTSTTIANALVNLTDVTGRNVYTEQFTTAQGQSVKVIDVEKLARGIYFVELKNSEGSYIRKIAKE